A window of Gemmatimonadota bacterium contains these coding sequences:
- a CDS encoding bifunctional helix-turn-helix domain-containing protein/methylated-DNA--[protein]-cysteine S-methyltransferase, which translates to MSPEQLSTDYARIEKAIRFLDREHPAAPSLVAVAEHVGLSEAHFQRLFTRWAGISPKRFLQHRTAEVVKRLLRERRPLLDVTFEAGLSGPGRLHDLVVNAEAVTPGEYQRAGAGLVIRYGFHPTPFGDCLVAVTSRGICHLAFTQPVTRAEALARLRHEWGGAEMVADQAGTRAAAAKAFPPPGTAPTPGLALHVKGTNFQLKVWRALLEIPPGSVTTYGDLATAIGDRKASRAVGTAVGSNPVSYLIPCHRVIRSTGELGGYAWGPDRKRTMLALEATRMEADPPPPSSVLPPSPAATRPARTPATPPVARRASTAGARRARSA; encoded by the coding sequence ATGTCCCCGGAACAGCTGAGCACCGACTACGCCCGAATCGAGAAGGCGATCCGCTTCCTCGATCGTGAGCATCCCGCCGCGCCGAGCCTCGTGGCCGTGGCCGAGCATGTGGGGTTGAGCGAGGCGCACTTCCAGCGGCTCTTCACGCGCTGGGCGGGGATCAGTCCCAAGCGCTTCCTGCAGCATCGTACCGCGGAGGTGGTGAAGCGGCTGCTGCGGGAGCGGCGACCTTTGCTCGACGTGACGTTCGAAGCCGGGCTCTCGGGACCGGGGCGGCTTCACGATCTCGTCGTGAATGCCGAGGCGGTGACGCCCGGCGAGTATCAGCGCGCGGGGGCAGGGCTCGTGATCCGCTACGGCTTCCATCCGACGCCGTTCGGCGACTGCCTCGTCGCGGTGACGTCGCGGGGTATCTGCCACCTCGCGTTCACACAGCCGGTGACCCGTGCCGAGGCGCTCGCGCGGTTGCGGCACGAGTGGGGCGGGGCGGAGATGGTGGCGGACCAGGCGGGGACGCGCGCCGCGGCCGCGAAGGCCTTCCCGCCGCCGGGGACCGCGCCGACGCCAGGGCTCGCGCTGCACGTGAAGGGCACCAACTTCCAGCTCAAGGTGTGGCGCGCCCTGCTGGAGATCCCGCCCGGGAGCGTCACGACCTACGGCGATCTCGCGACGGCGATCGGCGACCGGAAGGCCTCACGCGCGGTGGGCACCGCGGTGGGGAGCAACCCGGTGAGCTATCTCATCCCCTGCCACCGGGTGATCCGGTCCACCGGGGAACTGGGCGGCTATGCGTGGGGCCCGGACCGGAAGCGCACGATGCTGGCGTTGGAGGCGACGCGGATGGAGGCGGACCCGCCACCTCCATCCTCCGTCCTTCCGCCTTCGCCGGCCGCTACGCGGCCTGCGCGAACGCCAGCGACACCGCCCGTCGCGCGCCGCGCTTCAACTGCCGGTGCACGGCGCGCGCGAAGCGCATGA
- a CDS encoding HNH endonuclease, with amino-acid sequence MSRRVVHHVALARAPRGLSRHARRLEHQQHKRQVKRATFRDCGRRCVYCGATLGLENATLDHVIPVSRGGSHLPGNLVSACQPCNQMKGALLPTEFFARYPSAGQNFMRFARAVHRQLKRGARRAVSLAFAQAA; translated from the coding sequence ATGTCACGTCGGGTCGTCCACCATGTCGCGCTCGCTCGTGCCCCTCGGGGGCTATCGCGTCACGCTCGCCGCCTGGAGCACCAGCAGCACAAGCGTCAGGTCAAGCGCGCGACCTTTCGGGATTGTGGACGGCGATGTGTCTATTGCGGCGCCACTCTCGGACTCGAGAACGCCACCCTGGATCACGTGATCCCGGTCTCGCGCGGCGGGAGTCACCTGCCGGGCAACCTCGTCTCCGCCTGCCAGCCCTGCAACCAGATGAAGGGCGCACTTCTTCCCACGGAGTTCTTCGCGCGCTATCCGAGCGCCGGCCAGAACTTCATGCGCTTCGCGCGCGCCGTGCACCGGCAGTTGAAGCGCGGCGCGCGACGGGCGGTGTCGCTGGCGTTCGCGCAGGCCGCGTAG
- a CDS encoding dehydrogenase E1 component subunit alpha/beta, with protein sequence MATSAKARRATHGLSKAQLVAAYRTMLLSRRIDDKEIQLKRQNKIFFQISGAGHEAVLTAAGLVFKPSYDWFYMYYRDRALCLQLGMTPAEMLYSAVGAAIDPNSGGRQMPSHWGHKKLNIVSSSSPTGTQFLQSVGSAEAVVRAKALGITEGFNADEVVFVSTGDGTTSQGEFWESMNTACNLKLPVVYLVEDNGYAISVPVEVNTAGGSISKLLTGFPDLYIQQVDGCDLLASYEAMQKAVSYARERKGPALVHAKVIRPYSHSLSDDEVMYRPDEERNAEAARDPITVYPKWLVDEGYASEAEIKAIQESVDAEVLAATDDALAQPQPAPETAAWALFSPYVDPTSEQFDTEDDPHFSGEPTTMVDLLNACMRDEMRRDPRIVMFGEDVADVSREEHLGKVKGKGGVFKVTWGLQKEFGGTRVYNTPLAEANIIGRAIGLAVRGFKPVVEVQFFDYIWTAYMQLRDELATMRWRSSNAFAAPVVVRTTYGGYIRGAIYHSQTGASLFTHCPGLRVVCPSNALDANGLLRTAIRSEDPVIFLEHKHLYRQTYNKGAYPGPNFMIPFGKARVVKEGTDVTVVTYGATVQRALVAAKQVEDEQGLSVEVIDLRTLSPWDQETVYASAKKTGRVIVGYEDSISWGYGAEIAARIADDCFAWLDAPVKRVASMDTWVGYAPSLEDEILPQVADFAKAYTELARF encoded by the coding sequence ATGGCCACCTCCGCCAAGGCCCGCCGCGCGACCCACGGCCTCTCCAAGGCCCAGCTCGTCGCTGCCTATCGCACGATGCTTCTGTCGCGCCGGATCGACGACAAGGAGATCCAGCTCAAGCGGCAGAACAAGATCTTCTTCCAGATCTCCGGCGCCGGCCACGAGGCGGTGCTGACCGCCGCCGGCCTGGTCTTCAAGCCGTCGTACGACTGGTTCTACATGTACTACCGCGATCGCGCCCTGTGCCTGCAGCTCGGCATGACGCCCGCCGAGATGCTCTACTCAGCCGTCGGCGCCGCGATCGATCCGAACTCGGGCGGCCGCCAGATGCCGTCGCACTGGGGCCACAAGAAGCTCAATATCGTCTCGAGCTCGTCACCCACCGGCACGCAGTTCCTCCAGTCGGTCGGCTCGGCCGAAGCGGTCGTCCGCGCCAAGGCCCTCGGCATCACCGAGGGGTTCAATGCGGACGAGGTGGTCTTCGTCTCCACCGGCGACGGCACCACGTCGCAGGGCGAGTTCTGGGAGTCGATGAACACCGCCTGCAACCTCAAGCTCCCGGTCGTCTACCTCGTCGAGGATAACGGCTACGCGATCTCGGTTCCGGTCGAGGTGAACACCGCCGGTGGCTCGATCTCCAAGCTGCTCACCGGCTTCCCCGACCTCTACATCCAGCAGGTGGACGGGTGCGACCTGCTCGCCTCGTACGAGGCGATGCAGAAGGCCGTCTCCTACGCGCGCGAGCGGAAGGGCCCGGCCCTCGTGCACGCGAAGGTCATCCGCCCCTACTCGCACTCGCTCTCCGACGACGAAGTGATGTACCGCCCCGACGAGGAGCGGAACGCCGAGGCGGCGCGCGACCCGATCACGGTCTACCCGAAGTGGCTCGTGGACGAGGGCTACGCGAGCGAGGCGGAGATCAAGGCGATCCAGGAGTCGGTGGACGCGGAGGTGCTCGCCGCGACCGACGACGCGCTCGCGCAGCCGCAGCCTGCGCCCGAGACGGCGGCGTGGGCGCTCTTCTCGCCGTACGTCGACCCGACGAGCGAGCAGTTCGACACCGAGGACGACCCGCACTTCTCGGGCGAGCCGACGACGATGGTCGACCTGCTGAACGCCTGCATGCGCGACGAGATGCGGCGTGACCCGCGCATCGTGATGTTCGGCGAGGACGTCGCCGATGTCTCGCGCGAGGAGCACCTCGGCAAGGTCAAGGGCAAGGGCGGCGTCTTCAAGGTGACGTGGGGGTTGCAGAAGGAGTTCGGGGGGACGCGGGTGTACAACACGCCGCTCGCCGAGGCGAACATCATCGGCCGCGCGATCGGGCTCGCGGTGCGCGGCTTCAAGCCGGTGGTCGAGGTGCAGTTCTTCGACTACATCTGGACGGCGTACATGCAGCTGCGCGACGAGCTCGCGACGATGCGGTGGCGCTCGTCGAACGCCTTCGCGGCCCCGGTGGTCGTGCGCACGACCTACGGCGGCTACATCCGCGGGGCGATCTACCACTCGCAGACCGGCGCCTCGCTCTTCACGCACTGCCCCGGGCTCCGCGTGGTCTGCCCGAGCAACGCGCTCGACGCCAACGGCCTGCTGCGCACGGCGATCCGTTCGGAGGATCCGGTGATCTTCCTCGAACACAAGCACCTCTACCGGCAGACGTACAACAAGGGTGCGTATCCGGGCCCGAACTTCATGATCCCGTTCGGCAAGGCCCGCGTCGTGAAGGAAGGGACCGATGTGACCGTGGTCACCTACGGCGCAACGGTCCAGCGCGCGCTGGTCGCGGCGAAGCAGGTCGAGGACGAGCAGGGGCTCTCGGTCGAGGTGATCGACCTGCGCACCCTGTCGCCGTGGGACCAGGAAACGGTGTACGCGTCGGCCAAGAAGACCGGACGCGTGATCGTGGGGTATGAGGATTCGATCTCGTGGGGGTACGGGGCGGAGATCGCGGCGCGGATCGCCGACGACTGCTTCGCCTGGCTCGATGCCCCGGTGAAGCGCGTCGCGTCGATGGACACATGGGTGGGCTACGCGCCGAGCCTCGAGGACGAGATCCTGCCGCAGGTGGCCGATTTCGCCAAGGCGTACACGGAGCTCGCGAGGTTCTAG
- a CDS encoding PQQ-binding-like beta-propeller repeat protein: MSFRLPPFVARAILATVPFPTVLAGQAAMFRGGPSHAGVYASPTPTLATVAWKFRTEGRVISSPAVSGGLVYVGSTDRHLYAVDRTTGAQRWRFATEGAIASSPAVADGLVFISSADGNIYAVDAESGAERWRFRTRGERRFTAPGIHGAVPRTERMPDPFDVFLSSPTVVGGTVYIGSGDQHVYALDARTGAKRWEFATGDVVHAAPAVVEGVVYIGSWDRNLYALDAATGRERWRYTTGNDTTIYNQIGLASSPAVTDGLVLVGGRDGRFHAVDAATGAPRWTHDNHGGWTIGSPAGRDGVVYFATSDGRRFKALDVASGAVRFDLENKAISFSSPAIAGDAVFYGTSDGWVHAVDLRTGAFRAHFQTDGSKTNGPRWTDSTGVLRTNGMYPDRTLDGMMIGMRTMMTVGSVLSSGAIVDGVLYVGSTDGQLYAIR, translated from the coding sequence ATGTCCTTCCGCCTTCCGCCGTTCGTGGCACGCGCGATCCTGGCGACGGTACCGTTCCCGACCGTGCTCGCCGGCCAAGCGGCGATGTTCCGTGGCGGTCCGTCGCACGCCGGCGTGTACGCCTCTCCCACGCCAACGCTCGCGACCGTCGCCTGGAAGTTCAGGACCGAGGGCCGCGTCATCTCCTCGCCCGCCGTGAGCGGCGGACTGGTCTACGTCGGCAGCACCGACCGGCACCTCTACGCCGTGGACCGCACGACCGGGGCGCAGCGATGGCGCTTCGCAACCGAAGGCGCAATCGCCTCATCGCCGGCCGTCGCGGACGGCCTCGTGTTCATCAGCAGCGCCGACGGCAACATCTACGCGGTTGACGCCGAGTCCGGCGCGGAGCGCTGGCGGTTCCGCACCCGCGGCGAGCGCCGCTTCACCGCGCCCGGGATCCATGGCGCCGTCCCGCGCACGGAACGGATGCCCGACCCGTTCGATGTCTTCCTCTCGTCACCGACCGTCGTGGGCGGCACGGTCTACATCGGGAGCGGCGACCAGCATGTCTACGCCCTCGACGCGCGCACGGGCGCCAAGCGCTGGGAGTTCGCGACCGGCGATGTAGTGCACGCGGCGCCGGCGGTGGTGGAGGGCGTGGTCTACATCGGCAGCTGGGACCGGAACCTCTACGCGCTCGATGCGGCGACCGGCCGCGAGCGCTGGCGCTACACGACCGGCAACGACACCACGATCTACAACCAGATCGGTCTCGCGAGCTCTCCCGCCGTGACGGACGGCCTGGTGCTCGTCGGAGGCCGCGATGGGCGCTTCCACGCCGTCGATGCCGCGACGGGCGCTCCCCGCTGGACACACGACAACCACGGCGGCTGGACGATCGGCTCGCCGGCCGGCCGGGACGGTGTGGTCTACTTCGCCACCTCCGATGGCCGCCGTTTCAAGGCGCTCGACGTCGCCAGCGGCGCGGTCCGTTTCGACCTCGAGAACAAGGCGATCTCCTTCTCGTCGCCCGCCATTGCCGGCGACGCGGTCTTCTACGGGACCTCCGACGGCTGGGTGCACGCGGTCGATCTCCGCACCGGCGCCTTCCGCGCGCACTTCCAGACCGACGGCTCCAAGACCAATGGCCCGCGCTGGACCGACTCGACCGGCGTGCTGCGCACCAACGGCATGTATCCCGACCGGACCCTCGACGGCATGATGATCGGGATGCGCACGATGATGACCGTCGGGTCGGTGCTCTCGTCCGGCGCGATCGTCGACGGCGTGCTCTATGTCGGGAGCACGGACGGCCAGCTCTACGCCATCAGGTAG
- a CDS encoding tyrosine phenol-lyase: protein MTDTPRTFGQQLGRRSWAEPWKIKMVEPLTMTEQPDRVRALAEAGHNTFLLRSRDVYIDLLTDSGTSAMSDRQWAGMMMGDEAYAGSENFYHLEAAIQRFYGYKHIVPTHQGRGAENLISRSAITPGQFVPGNMYFTTTRLHQEMAGGTFVDVIVDEAHDPQHRGDFKGNVDLAKLDALVAREGAARIAYISLGATVNMAGGQPVSMANVKALRAWCDRHAVKLFLDATRAVENAYFIQEREAGYATKRIAEILLEFCSYTDGAWMSAKKDSLVNIGGWVAVNDFPLFEEMRNLVVVFEGLHTYGGLAGRDMEAMAIGIAESVEDAHIRSRIGQVRYLGMLLEEWGIPMMEPVGGHAIFLDAKRFYPHLAQDQFPAQTLAAELYLDSGIRAMERGIVSAGRDPKSGDHHRPKLELTRLTIPRRVYTQAHMDVIAESVKAVYEGRDKVRGLRMTYEPRYLRFFQARFEAL, encoded by the coding sequence ATGACCGACACCCCCCGCACCTTCGGCCAGCAGCTCGGCCGCCGCTCCTGGGCCGAGCCCTGGAAGATCAAGATGGTCGAGCCGCTCACGATGACCGAGCAGCCCGACCGGGTCCGCGCCCTCGCCGAAGCGGGGCACAACACGTTCCTTCTCCGCTCGCGCGACGTCTACATCGACCTGCTGACCGACAGCGGCACGAGCGCGATGAGCGACCGCCAATGGGCGGGCATGATGATGGGCGACGAGGCCTACGCCGGATCGGAGAACTTCTATCATCTCGAAGCGGCGATCCAGCGCTTCTACGGCTACAAGCACATCGTCCCCACGCACCAGGGGCGCGGCGCGGAGAACCTCATCTCGCGCAGTGCGATCACCCCCGGGCAGTTCGTGCCGGGGAACATGTACTTCACCACCACGCGCCTCCATCAGGAGATGGCCGGCGGCACCTTCGTCGACGTCATCGTCGACGAGGCCCACGACCCGCAGCATCGCGGCGACTTCAAGGGGAACGTCGATCTCGCCAAGCTCGATGCGCTCGTGGCGCGCGAGGGGGCCGCGCGGATCGCCTACATCTCGCTCGGCGCCACCGTGAACATGGCCGGCGGCCAGCCGGTGTCGATGGCGAACGTGAAGGCGCTCCGCGCCTGGTGCGACCGGCACGCCGTGAAGCTCTTCCTCGACGCGACGCGCGCGGTGGAGAACGCCTACTTCATCCAGGAACGCGAGGCGGGGTACGCCACGAAGCGGATCGCCGAGATCCTGCTCGAGTTCTGCTCCTACACCGACGGCGCGTGGATGAGCGCCAAGAAGGACTCGCTGGTGAACATCGGCGGGTGGGTGGCGGTGAACGACTTCCCGCTCTTCGAGGAGATGCGGAACCTCGTCGTGGTGTTCGAGGGACTGCACACCTACGGTGGGCTCGCCGGCCGCGACATGGAGGCGATGGCGATCGGCATCGCCGAGTCGGTCGAGGATGCGCACATCCGCTCGCGCATCGGGCAGGTGCGATACCTGGGGATGCTGCTCGAGGAGTGGGGCATCCCGATGATGGAGCCGGTGGGGGGCCATGCGATCTTCCTCGACGCCAAGCGCTTCTATCCGCACCTGGCGCAGGACCAGTTCCCGGCGCAGACGCTCGCGGCGGAACTCTATCTCGACTCGGGGATCCGCGCGATGGAACGCGGCATCGTGAGCGCGGGCCGCGACCCCAAGAGCGGCGACCACCACCGGCCGAAGCTCGAACTCACGCGACTCACGATCCCGCGACGCGTGTACACGCAGGCGCACATGGACGTGATCGCCGAGTCGGTGAAGGCGGTGTACGAGGGACGCGACAAGGTCCGCGGGCTTCGGATGACATACGAACCCCGGTACCTTCGGTTCTTCCAGGCGCGGTTCGAGGCGCTCTGA
- a CDS encoding amidohydrolase: protein MAVNVVIVNARVWTGDARRPWADAVAVEGDRIKAVGSSAEIMKLAAGARVIDAHGAMVVPGFTDTHVHFIDGGFRLASVQLRDARTPAEFVARIKAFAATVPKGTWILGGDWDHMNWGGELPTRAWLDSITPEHPVFVTRLDGHMSVANSLALRLAGVTRATADVAGGEIVRDAVGEPAGVFKDNATSLVERVIPPPSAELNDRALEAAMSYVAAQGVTAVHNMGSWDDLATFERAHAAGLLRTRIYAAVPLATWARLAEYVKRHGGTGDGWFHYGALKGFVDGSLGSHTAAMLEPFTDAPNDRGFYVTSNEDRYAAIKGADAAGLQVFVHAIGDRAIREQLDIFRRVAEENGARDRRFRIEHAQHIAPADIARFAPLGVIASMQPYHAIDDGRWADRVIGSERAKGTYAFRSLLDAGAKVAFGSDWFVAPPTPLEGIYAAVTRRTLDGAHDPDGWVPGERITVEQALRAYTATAAYAGFDEGQRGVLRAGMLADLVMLDRDLTRIPAPEIREAKVLLTMVGGKVVFER, encoded by the coding sequence ATGGCCGTCAACGTCGTGATCGTGAACGCGAGGGTCTGGACCGGGGACGCGCGTCGTCCGTGGGCGGACGCCGTCGCCGTCGAAGGGGACCGCATCAAGGCCGTCGGCTCGAGCGCCGAGATCATGAAGCTCGCTGCCGGCGCGCGCGTGATCGACGCGCATGGCGCGATGGTCGTCCCCGGCTTCACCGACACGCACGTGCACTTCATCGACGGCGGGTTCCGGCTCGCCTCGGTGCAGTTGCGCGACGCCCGCACGCCGGCGGAGTTCGTGGCGCGCATCAAGGCCTTCGCCGCGACGGTCCCGAAGGGCACCTGGATCCTCGGCGGCGACTGGGATCACATGAACTGGGGGGGCGAGCTCCCCACGCGCGCCTGGCTCGATTCCATCACCCCCGAGCATCCGGTGTTCGTCACGCGGCTCGACGGGCACATGTCGGTCGCGAACTCGCTCGCGTTGCGACTCGCCGGCGTGACGCGTGCCACGGCCGATGTCGCGGGCGGCGAGATCGTGCGCGATGCCGTGGGTGAACCAGCCGGCGTGTTCAAGGACAACGCGACCTCCCTCGTCGAACGCGTGATCCCGCCGCCGAGCGCGGAGCTGAACGACCGCGCGCTCGAGGCGGCCATGTCGTACGTCGCCGCACAGGGCGTGACCGCGGTGCACAACATGGGCAGCTGGGACGACCTCGCGACCTTCGAGCGGGCGCACGCCGCGGGGCTGCTCCGGACGCGCATCTACGCCGCGGTCCCGCTCGCCACCTGGGCACGCCTCGCGGAGTACGTGAAGCGCCATGGTGGAACCGGGGACGGCTGGTTCCACTACGGCGCGCTCAAGGGATTCGTCGACGGCTCGCTCGGCTCGCACACCGCGGCGATGCTCGAGCCCTTCACCGACGCGCCGAACGATCGCGGCTTCTACGTCACCAGCAACGAGGACCGCTACGCCGCCATCAAGGGGGCCGACGCGGCGGGACTGCAGGTGTTCGTGCACGCGATCGGCGACCGCGCCATCCGCGAGCAGCTCGACATCTTCCGGCGCGTCGCCGAGGAGAACGGCGCGCGGGACCGCCGCTTCCGCATCGAGCACGCGCAGCACATCGCCCCCGCCGACATCGCGCGCTTCGCTCCGCTCGGCGTGATCGCGTCGATGCAGCCGTATCACGCGATCGACGACGGCCGCTGGGCCGACCGCGTGATCGGCTCGGAACGCGCGAAGGGGACCTACGCCTTCCGGTCGCTGTTGGACGCCGGCGCGAAGGTCGCGTTCGGGTCGGACTGGTTCGTCGCACCGCCGACGCCGCTGGAGGGGATCTACGCCGCGGTCACGCGTCGCACGCTCGACGGTGCGCACGACCCCGACGGTTGGGTGCCCGGCGAGCGGATCACGGTCGAGCAGGCGTTGCGCGCCTACACGGCGACCGCGGCCTACGCCGGGTTCGACGAGGGGCAGCGCGGCGTGCTCAGGGCGGGGATGCTCGCCGACCTCGTGATGCTCGACCGCGACCTCACGCGGATCCCGGCGCCCGAGATCCGCGAGGCGAAGGTGCTGCTCACGATGGTCGGCGGGAAGGTCGTCTTCGAGCGCTGA
- a CDS encoding alpha/beta fold hydrolase, whose product MATSAGWRPRDLQVLRLLGEGLSDREIASRLRLKPETVRWYNKRIYERLGVSSRIQAVRAAIAAGLLATEVAPLAAAPVARTPVRYVRRDGVALAYTVIGDGPVNLVFIPSFTSHIEAMLSLPESLAFFERLGRFARVFLPDLRGTGLSDRVDSPPALHETVEDLRAMLAAEGAEKTFMLGSSAGGAVSILLASSHPELVEGLILFGAIATTVRDGEEPTWARTREAFEARKERLVAGWGGTVAVEMYAPSREADPEFRDWWGRYLRSASSPGDVRRLLSALGELDVRPLLPHVGVRTLVIHRTEDAVVPVEAGRYLAAEIPNAQWLELPGADHLIWVDHETIAEAVRDFIERPVRPTVPDAWVAVLLHGGGRRLDAETRRVLDGASAQRVHALPEGWLAVFDSPARALRAARELRALGRGRVGTLALHVGACDRRTDLPLPASLDALLALAHGARVADVRVSATLRDLMPDPEQQFVPVEADADTPRHWRLRD is encoded by the coding sequence ATGGCGACCTCGGCCGGATGGCGACCGCGCGACCTCCAGGTCCTTCGCCTCCTCGGTGAAGGACTGAGCGACCGCGAGATCGCGTCGCGCCTGCGACTCAAGCCTGAGACCGTCCGCTGGTACAACAAGCGGATCTACGAGAGGCTCGGCGTCTCGTCGCGCATCCAGGCGGTGCGTGCCGCCATCGCGGCCGGACTCCTCGCGACCGAGGTCGCACCGCTCGCGGCGGCACCCGTCGCGCGAACTCCGGTGCGCTACGTCCGCCGCGACGGCGTCGCACTGGCGTACACCGTCATCGGTGACGGCCCGGTCAACCTCGTCTTCATCCCGAGCTTCACCTCGCATATCGAGGCGATGCTCTCGCTCCCCGAGTCGCTCGCCTTCTTCGAGCGACTGGGCCGCTTCGCGCGCGTCTTCCTCCCGGACCTGCGCGGCACGGGTCTCTCCGATCGTGTCGATTCGCCGCCGGCGCTGCACGAGACGGTCGAGGACCTTCGCGCCATGCTCGCGGCCGAGGGAGCGGAGAAGACCTTCATGCTCGGATCCTCTGCCGGCGGCGCGGTCTCGATCCTGCTCGCATCCTCGCATCCGGAGCTCGTCGAAGGTCTGATCCTGTTCGGAGCCATCGCGACGACGGTCCGCGATGGGGAAGAGCCGACGTGGGCGCGGACACGCGAGGCCTTCGAGGCGCGGAAGGAGCGTCTCGTCGCCGGCTGGGGCGGGACCGTCGCTGTCGAGATGTACGCACCCTCGCGCGAGGCCGACCCGGAGTTCCGCGACTGGTGGGGTCGCTATCTGCGCAGCGCCTCGAGCCCGGGAGACGTGCGTCGGCTGCTCAGCGCACTCGGCGAACTCGACGTCCGCCCCCTCCTGCCCCATGTCGGCGTCCGCACGCTGGTGATCCATCGCACCGAGGATGCCGTCGTACCGGTCGAGGCGGGCCGGTATCTCGCAGCAGAGATCCCGAATGCGCAGTGGCTGGAGCTCCCCGGAGCCGACCACCTCATCTGGGTCGATCACGAAACGATCGCCGAGGCGGTGCGCGACTTCATCGAGCGACCGGTGCGACCGACGGTCCCGGACGCGTGGGTCGCGGTCCTCCTCCATGGCGGCGGCCGCCGGCTCGACGCCGAGACGCGTCGCGTGCTCGACGGCGCGAGCGCGCAGCGCGTTCACGCCCTCCCCGAAGGGTGGCTCGCGGTGTTCGACTCCCCCGCGCGCGCCCTCCGCGCCGCGCGCGAGCTCCGCGCGCTGGGTCGGGGCCGCGTGGGTACGCTGGCGCTTCATGTGGGCGCCTGCGACCGACGCACCGACCTGCCGCTGCCCGCCTCGCTCGACGCATTGCTCGCCCTGGCGCACGGCGCACGCGTCGCCGACGTCCGCGTCTCGGCGACATTGCGCGACCTCATGCCCGATCCCGAGCAGCAGTTCGTGCCGGTCGAGGCGGACGCGGATACACCGCGCCACTGGCGACTGCGCGACTGA
- a CDS encoding zinc metalloprotease HtpX: MSNVKVFVLMAGLTALFGALGASFGGMTGLVIALVLGGGMNLFMYWNSASMVLRSYGAQVVERAQAPELYEMVDRLRQRAGLPMPTVAIAPHDQPNAFATGRDPEHAVVCVTRGLMRVVDRVELEGVIAHELAHIKNRDMLLQTITATMAGAISSLASIAQWGMILGGGRSSDEEGGNPLAALAMIIVAPIAAMLIQFAISRQREFKADAVGAEIAGRPQGLAGALQKLDAYAKRIPMDVAPAMAPLAMVNPLAGAGGFSSLFSTHPSTEERVARLMAR, translated from the coding sequence ATGAGCAACGTGAAGGTCTTCGTCCTGATGGCGGGTCTCACCGCCCTCTTCGGAGCGCTCGGCGCCTCGTTCGGCGGCATGACCGGGCTCGTCATCGCGCTCGTACTGGGCGGCGGGATGAACCTGTTCATGTACTGGAACTCGGCCTCGATGGTCCTGCGCTCCTACGGCGCACAGGTCGTGGAACGGGCGCAGGCGCCCGAGCTGTACGAGATGGTGGACCGGCTGCGGCAGCGAGCCGGCCTGCCGATGCCGACCGTCGCCATCGCACCGCACGACCAGCCGAACGCGTTCGCGACCGGCCGCGACCCGGAGCACGCGGTGGTGTGCGTGACGCGCGGTCTCATGCGCGTCGTCGATCGCGTTGAACTCGAGGGCGTGATCGCGCACGAGCTCGCGCACATCAAGAACCGCGACATGCTGCTGCAGACGATCACCGCGACGATGGCGGGGGCGATCTCGAGCCTCGCGAGCATCGCGCAGTGGGGCATGATCCTCGGCGGGGGCCGGTCGTCCGACGAAGAGGGCGGGAACCCGCTCGCCGCGCTCGCGATGATCATCGTCGCGCCGATCGCGGCGATGCTGATCCAGTTCGCGATCAGCCGCCAGCGCGAGTTCAAGGCGGACGCGGTGGGGGCGGAGATCGCCGGCCGGCCGCAGGGACTCGCCGGCGCGCTGCAGAAGCTCGACGCGTATGCGAAGCGGATCCCGATGGACGTCGCACCGGCGATGGCGCCGCTCGCGATGGTGAACCCGCTGGCGGGCGCGGGGGGGTTCTCGAGTCTCTTCTCCACGCACCCCTCCACCGAGGAGCGCGTGGCGCGACTGATGGCGCGATGA
- a CDS encoding (2Fe-2S) ferredoxin domain-containing protein: MVAHPELLPAVMEPYTRHVIVCTGGYCTTDRKGRAIYSQLASLLQREDLLFGPQRVKRSEVPCLGVCAGGPIVVVYPEGTWYAHVTPELLERIVVEHLKGGQEVRDAVFHRLAKDEG, from the coding sequence ATGGTCGCGCACCCCGAGCTGCTTCCCGCCGTCATGGAGCCGTACACCCGCCATGTGATCGTCTGCACCGGAGGCTACTGCACCACCGACCGCAAGGGCCGCGCGATCTATTCGCAACTGGCGAGCCTGCTGCAGCGCGAGGACCTGCTCTTCGGCCCGCAGCGCGTGAAGCGCTCCGAGGTGCCCTGCCTCGGGGTCTGCGCCGGCGGACCGATCGTCGTGGTCTATCCCGAGGGCACCTGGTACGCGCACGTCACGCCGGAGCTGCTCGAGCGGATCGTGGTGGAGCACCTGAAGGGCGGCCAGGAGGTTCGTGATGCCGTCTTCCATCGGCTTGCGAAGGATGAAGGCTGA